One genomic window of Hemitrygon akajei chromosome 1, sHemAka1.3, whole genome shotgun sequence includes the following:
- the LOC140731760 gene encoding uncharacterized protein isoform X4, giving the protein MLLLPFLALLPCFFVTDGEGLPDGESLDFTIEVEHSQISAAVGGNALFEVQPSRSISSGSWSFNGKTVCQWIGQLVSMDNSYKSRAQLFTSNGSLLLKLVEKSDSGEYIVNMVPTSGSQTSATVTLQVTEHLNGLSGGVIAGIVIGVVAGVVLASGFVFWHKRGNASSWTCRERFIGRQAHNWK; this is encoded by the exons ATGTTGCTGCTGCCGTTCCTAGCGCTTCTTCCTTGTTTCTTCGTAACTGATGGTGAGGGCCTCCCGGACG GTGAGTCTCTGGATTTTACCATCGAAGTAGAACACAGTCAAATAAGTGCAGCCGTCGGTGGAAATGCGTTGTTTGAAGTGCAGCCGTCGAGGAGCATCTCCAGTGGAAGCTGGAGTTTCAATGGGAAAACGGTCTGTCAGTGGATCGGTCAACTCGTGTCTATGGATAATTCCTATAAATCGAGAGCTCAGCTATTCACCTCCAACGGGTCGCTGCTGCTGAAGCTGGTGGAGAAGTCAGACAGTGGGGAATACATCGTGAACATGGTGCCAACCAGCGGCTCACAAACCTCTGCGACCGTCACTCTCCAAGTGACCG AGCATCTGAATGGTCTGTCAGGTGGAGTGATAGCCGGGATTGTGATTGGAGTCGTTGCTGGAGTGGTGTTGGCGAGTGGATTCGTTTTCTGGCACAAAAGGGGAAATGCAAGCAG
- the LOC140731760 gene encoding uncharacterized protein isoform X5 produces the protein MLLLPFLALLPCFFVTDGEGLPDGESLDFTIEVEHSQISAAVGGNALFEVQPSRSISSGSWSFNGKTVCQWIGQLVSMDNSYKSRAQLFTSNGSLLLKLVEKSDSGEYIVNMVPTSGSQTSATVTLQVTEHLNGLSGGVIAGIVIGVVAGVVLASGFVFWHKRGNASRQL, from the exons ATGTTGCTGCTGCCGTTCCTAGCGCTTCTTCCTTGTTTCTTCGTAACTGATGGTGAGGGCCTCCCGGACG GTGAGTCTCTGGATTTTACCATCGAAGTAGAACACAGTCAAATAAGTGCAGCCGTCGGTGGAAATGCGTTGTTTGAAGTGCAGCCGTCGAGGAGCATCTCCAGTGGAAGCTGGAGTTTCAATGGGAAAACGGTCTGTCAGTGGATCGGTCAACTCGTGTCTATGGATAATTCCTATAAATCGAGAGCTCAGCTATTCACCTCCAACGGGTCGCTGCTGCTGAAGCTGGTGGAGAAGTCAGACAGTGGGGAATACATCGTGAACATGGTGCCAACCAGCGGCTCACAAACCTCTGCGACCGTCACTCTCCAAGTGACCG AGCATCTGAATGGTCTGTCAGGTGGAGTGATAGCCGGGATTGTGATTGGAGTCGTTGCTGGAGTGGTGTTGGCGAGTGGATTCGTTTTCTGGCACAAAAGGGGAAATGCAAGCAG